The following proteins are encoded in a genomic region of Bacillus sp. FJAT-22090:
- a CDS encoding PHP domain-containing protein yields the protein MKADLHVHSRYSDGSEHAETLMKQASQRGVTHISFVDHDTVKGLSEVLELGRKYGIKVIPGIEISAFDYKRNRKVHVLGYNYHPSAPHIQAICDPLLKRRQEHSLWQMEQIKLAGYELDKEAIEESAKPSETIYKQHIMHNLTDAAYTSPAYKQLYKCLFKGSGVASGDIQYIDVFEAVKAIVADGGMAVIAHPGQLDSYELIPELLEVGLGGIERNHLDHTAEDHLKIEVLAKKYGLVMTGGTDYHGAYGAIVEIGDIVSPSFERM from the coding sequence ATGAAAGCTGATTTACATGTCCATAGTCGCTACTCCGACGGTTCGGAGCATGCGGAAACATTAATGAAGCAAGCTAGTCAGCGTGGTGTTACACATATTAGTTTTGTCGATCATGATACCGTTAAAGGGCTTTCGGAAGTTCTCGAACTAGGGAGAAAATACGGAATAAAAGTTATACCTGGTATTGAAATCTCAGCCTTCGACTATAAAAGGAACCGTAAAGTCCATGTTCTTGGATATAACTATCATCCTAGTGCACCACATATTCAAGCAATTTGTGATCCATTGTTAAAAAGGCGGCAGGAACATTCCCTCTGGCAAATGGAACAAATAAAATTAGCAGGCTACGAACTAGATAAAGAGGCTATTGAGGAATCTGCCAAACCATCCGAGACCATTTATAAACAACATATTATGCACAATTTAACAGATGCTGCCTATACATCTCCAGCGTACAAGCAGCTATATAAATGTCTATTTAAAGGGAGTGGAGTTGCCTCAGGGGATATTCAATACATTGATGTGTTTGAGGCAGTAAAAGCTATTGTGGCAGATGGGGGCATGGCGGTCATCGCTCATCCTGGCCAGTTGGATTCGTATGAGTTGATACCAGAACTACTAGAGGTTGGATTAGGCGGAATTGAAAGAAACCACCTAGACCACACGGCAGAGGACCATCTAAAGATAGAAGTCTTGGCAAAAAAATATGGCTTGGTTATGACAGGTGGTACAGACTATCACGGTGCTTATGGAGCAATAGTTGAAATCGGAGATATTGTCAGCCCTTCCTTTGAGAGGATGTAA
- the phnM gene encoding phosphonate metabolism protein PhnM, with translation MYIIHNGKIITEEAIVDGYAVVVQGEVIQAIIPQESVVNYSDAELIDARGGYISPGFIDIHSDYIETIASPRPTSMMDFNISLREAEKILISHGITTMFHSLSFYREDVFTHKPMRNPNNIQRMVDAIDATHHELHLIRHRLHARFEIDNVDEIDSLVQNIENGKVHLLSFMDHTPGQGQYRNLEVYRETLKGYRNISDDDVNVLIAERQSTEFLTIEKIKEVAELAISRGIAVASHDDDEIQKLELVKSFGTTISEFPITLEVAKKAKEMGLHTIAGAPNVLLGGSHSGNLSATEAIANDCVDILCSDYYPAALLHAIFNLHEKHGNDLHKMFMMVSLNPAKAVKMDDELGSIKVGKKADILVIERMEDGYPMLTATMVNGALITTTHYRIK, from the coding sequence TTGTACATTATTCATAATGGGAAAATCATAACAGAGGAAGCAATAGTAGACGGATATGCGGTAGTAGTGCAGGGAGAAGTCATTCAAGCGATTATCCCTCAAGAATCGGTGGTGAATTATTCTGATGCTGAGCTCATTGATGCTAGAGGAGGATACATATCTCCTGGATTTATCGATATTCATTCCGATTATATTGAAACAATAGCATCGCCAAGACCTACTAGTATGATGGATTTTAATATTAGCCTAAGAGAAGCAGAGAAAATATTAATTAGCCACGGAATTACTACGATGTTTCATTCGCTTTCCTTTTACCGTGAGGATGTTTTTACCCATAAACCAATGCGAAATCCGAACAATATTCAACGAATGGTAGATGCAATAGACGCTACGCATCACGAGCTACATTTAATCCGTCACCGGTTACATGCTCGATTCGAAATAGATAATGTCGATGAGATTGACAGCCTTGTTCAAAATATCGAAAATGGCAAAGTGCATTTACTGTCATTTATGGATCACACCCCAGGGCAAGGACAATACCGCAATCTAGAAGTGTATCGCGAAACGTTAAAGGGATATCGGAATATTTCTGATGACGATGTAAATGTATTAATTGCGGAACGACAAAGCACTGAGTTTTTAACGATTGAGAAAATAAAAGAAGTGGCAGAGCTTGCTATATCAAGAGGGATTGCTGTCGCTTCACATGATGATGACGAAATTCAAAAGCTAGAGCTCGTAAAATCCTTTGGAACAACAATTAGTGAATTTCCTATTACGCTCGAAGTAGCAAAAAAAGCTAAGGAAATGGGCTTACATACGATAGCAGGGGCACCCAACGTATTGTTAGGTGGTTCCCACTCTGGGAATTTGTCGGCAACAGAAGCCATTGCAAATGACTGTGTAGACATCTTGTGTAGTGACTATTATCCAGCTGCATTACTCCACGCTATTTTTAATTTGCATGAAAAGCACGGCAATGACTTACACAAAATGTTTATGATGGTCTCTTTAAATCCTGCTAAAGCGGTGAAAATGGATGATGAATTAGGATCTATTAAGGTTGGGAAGAAAGCCGACATTCTTGTAATTGAAAGAATGGAAGACGGTTATCCGATGCTGACTGCAACAATGGTAAACGGTGCTTTAATAACAACTACGCATTATCGGATCAAATAG
- a CDS encoding carbon-phosphorus lyase complex subunit PhnI, which produces MGYVPVKGGTQAIEASINRLKYERIKDREIIEINTIMSTMRGMVDQVMSESSLYSPYLAALAIKQAEGSMEEAVFLMRAHRSTLPRPYYSQTVEPETMLVERRISASFKDIPGGQLLGATYDYTHRLLDLSLIEESQEENLRWLQHYHNQLKQIEAFDEVKYFPKVVDYLREEGLFETHEVDNTPPIDVTKQSIQFPTTRSERLQVLTRGQTGAVTSLGYASLRGYGQVHPTVGEVRVGLLPIYVQHPNEMEHSAEDEFYIGEIRVTEVESFVPTNVKNENNEYELELEIGYGICYGQNETKAIAMSILDQCLEHPESNFPTHDEEFVLLHIDSVESTGFISHLKLPHYVTFQSKLDSIRQVKKGVQKVES; this is translated from the coding sequence ATGGGTTACGTTCCAGTTAAAGGTGGCACACAGGCGATAGAAGCATCTATTAACCGATTAAAATATGAACGGATTAAAGACCGAGAAATTATAGAAATTAACACAATTATGTCAACGATGCGTGGAATGGTAGACCAAGTAATGTCGGAAAGTAGTTTGTATTCACCATACTTGGCTGCACTTGCGATAAAGCAAGCGGAAGGAAGTATGGAGGAAGCAGTTTTTCTCATGCGTGCTCACCGATCCACTTTACCTCGTCCATATTATAGTCAAACCGTTGAACCGGAAACGATGCTAGTGGAGCGCCGAATTTCGGCAAGTTTTAAAGATATTCCAGGTGGACAATTATTAGGGGCAACTTATGACTACACACATCGTTTGCTCGATTTAAGTTTAATAGAAGAAAGTCAGGAAGAAAACCTAAGGTGGCTACAACATTACCACAATCAATTAAAACAAATAGAAGCCTTTGATGAAGTAAAGTACTTTCCAAAAGTAGTAGATTACTTGAGGGAGGAAGGACTTTTTGAAACACATGAGGTAGATAATACCCCTCCTATTGATGTTACAAAGCAAAGTATACAATTCCCAACTACGCGTAGCGAAAGACTTCAAGTCCTCACACGTGGACAAACTGGAGCTGTCACATCTCTTGGCTATGCTTCATTGAGAGGATATGGGCAGGTACATCCGACAGTCGGTGAAGTACGTGTAGGCTTACTTCCTATTTATGTGCAACATCCAAATGAAATGGAGCACAGTGCGGAAGATGAGTTTTATATAGGAGAAATTAGAGTGACTGAGGTAGAGTCATTTGTGCCAACAAATGTGAAAAATGAGAACAACGAATATGAACTAGAGTTAGAGATTGGTTATGGCATTTGTTATGGACAAAACGAAACAAAGGCAATAGCTATGAGCATTTTAGATCAATGTTTGGAGCATCCCGAATCCAATTTTCCGACGCATGATGAAGAATTTGTGTTATTGCATATAGATTCTGTCGAGTCTACAGGATTTATTTCTCACTTGAAACTACCTCATTATGTTACGTTCCAATCCAAACTGGATAGTATCCGCCAAGTGAAGAAAGGGGTGCAGAAAGTTGAAAGCTAA
- the phnE gene encoding phosphonate ABC transporter, permease protein PhnE, whose amino-acid sequence MKNQRKWQTITYVALIIILTYLSSDITNFNIIHGIATLPDAVTWIFSNLFITQETLERLPKILEKLLETILMSIAATTTATVVSLFLGLMGSKTTGTNSVLGVFARFVASVARNIPVVAWALILLLSFGQNSVTGYLALFVGSVGFLTRAFIESIDEASHSAVEALQATGATYFQIVYKAVIPQCLPQMISWILFMIETNIRSATLVGILTGTGIGYTFDLYYKTLNYNAVALVTLSIVLSVIAIELISNHIRKVIL is encoded by the coding sequence ATGAAAAACCAGAGAAAATGGCAGACGATAACTTATGTAGCGCTAATTATCATCTTGACTTATCTATCATCTGACATAACGAACTTTAACATCATTCATGGAATAGCAACTTTACCAGATGCTGTTACTTGGATTTTCTCTAACTTGTTTATTACGCAAGAAACACTGGAAAGATTACCGAAAATATTGGAAAAATTATTGGAGACAATCCTAATGTCTATTGCTGCTACAACGACAGCAACAGTTGTTTCCTTATTTTTAGGATTAATGGGTTCTAAAACTACTGGAACAAATTCTGTGCTCGGGGTATTCGCTCGATTCGTAGCATCAGTCGCGCGTAATATTCCAGTTGTAGCGTGGGCTTTAATCTTATTACTTTCTTTTGGCCAAAACTCCGTAACAGGATACTTAGCGCTATTTGTTGGGTCAGTTGGGTTTTTGACGAGGGCCTTTATCGAGTCGATTGATGAAGCAAGCCATAGCGCAGTAGAAGCTTTACAGGCAACTGGTGCTACCTACTTTCAAATCGTCTATAAAGCAGTTATCCCCCAGTGCTTGCCGCAGATGATCAGCTGGATTTTGTTTATGATCGAGACGAACATCCGAAGTGCCACACTTGTTGGTATCTTAACGGGTACAGGTATTGGATATACATTTGACCTCTATTATAAAACCCTTAACTATAATGCGGTTGCACTAGTTACGCTTAGTATCGTCTTATCCGTTATAGCAATTGAGTTAATTTCAAATCATATACGGAAGGTGATTCTATAA
- a CDS encoding alpha-D-ribose 1-methylphosphonate 5-phosphate C-P-lyase PhnJ gives MKANTHFAFFDEGSKKEIRRAIIKAVAIPGYQVPFASREMPIARGWGTGGLQITLSIIGQLDVLKVIDQGADESVNAVSIKKLVHETTGVEITEKTADATLIQSRHRIPEVPLTNDQILVLQVPTPEPLRPVEAKELLTKRMHAEDDYSGAWLLLFEQIMKYGKTATAADHPVYVNDRYVMAPSPIPRFDNPKMHHSEALILLGAGREKKIYAVPPYTDVKSLAFEDYPFAVESFEGQQCHLCGSTHIFLDELIDQQTGKTVYQCNDTNYCMDQLNKKEEAEVLTSYA, from the coding sequence TTGAAAGCTAATACACATTTTGCATTTTTCGATGAAGGATCTAAGAAAGAAATTCGACGTGCAATTATAAAGGCAGTAGCAATTCCGGGGTATCAAGTGCCTTTCGCTTCAAGAGAAATGCCAATTGCACGAGGTTGGGGAACAGGTGGATTACAAATAACCCTCTCAATTATTGGCCAGTTAGATGTGCTTAAAGTAATTGACCAAGGAGCAGACGAGTCTGTAAATGCTGTAAGTATAAAAAAACTCGTTCATGAAACGACTGGTGTTGAAATAACAGAGAAAACTGCAGACGCGACTCTTATTCAATCACGGCACCGAATACCAGAAGTTCCTTTAACAAATGACCAAATTCTCGTCTTGCAAGTACCGACGCCAGAACCCCTCCGGCCTGTGGAGGCAAAAGAACTTTTGACGAAAAGAATGCATGCGGAAGATGACTATAGTGGTGCATGGTTATTGCTTTTCGAACAAATTATGAAATACGGCAAAACGGCTACTGCGGCAGACCACCCGGTATACGTAAACGATCGCTATGTGATGGCACCAAGTCCAATCCCTAGATTTGATAACCCAAAAATGCATCATTCTGAAGCTTTAATCCTTCTTGGGGCTGGACGTGAAAAGAAAATATATGCAGTTCCTCCTTATACAGATGTAAAATCCCTTGCTTTTGAGGACTACCCATTTGCAGTCGAATCGTTTGAAGGTCAGCAATGTCACTTATGTGGTTCTACACATATCTTCTTAGATGAATTAATTGATCAACAAACAGGAAAAACCGTTTATCAATGTAACGACACAAACTACTGTATGGACCAATTAAATAAGAAAGAGGAAGCTGAGGTGCTAACCAGCTATGCATGA
- a CDS encoding ABC transporter permease subunit: protein MEATTTLIKRKADGKISIKSGNKVERVMKGTIIILLALTILAFMFFNYAGLDLTKAIPETLYNLKAMFLEPALTHFTWGEAFYQVGITLGLAFLSTILGAVIAFFLALMAATNLSNKWLSNTIRVMVAIVRAVPTVLWVLIFAIAAGLGSEAAVLGMLFHSIAYLVKAFSEAFEEVDKGILEALTATGSNWWHIVSHAILPTTFTYLLSWTFLRFEINFSVAVAMGAAAGAGGIGFELFMASGFYFDMREVGMITYMILVLAIILELTSTRLKSRYFPATSK, encoded by the coding sequence ATGGAAGCAACAACAACCCTTATAAAAAGAAAAGCAGATGGCAAAATATCGATTAAGTCAGGTAACAAGGTAGAGCGAGTAATGAAAGGCACCATCATTATTTTATTGGCTCTGACAATCCTAGCGTTTATGTTTTTTAACTATGCAGGGTTGGATTTAACGAAAGCTATTCCGGAAACATTGTATAACCTAAAAGCGATGTTTTTAGAACCTGCTCTTACTCATTTCACCTGGGGGGAAGCTTTTTACCAAGTAGGAATTACACTTGGCTTGGCATTCCTTTCCACTATATTAGGAGCGGTTATTGCATTCTTTTTAGCATTAATGGCAGCAACCAATCTTTCAAACAAATGGTTATCCAATACCATCCGAGTGATGGTAGCAATCGTACGTGCAGTCCCGACTGTATTATGGGTATTAATCTTTGCCATTGCTGCAGGATTAGGAAGTGAAGCAGCCGTTCTTGGAATGCTCTTTCACTCTATTGCTTATTTAGTGAAGGCATTCTCAGAGGCTTTTGAAGAAGTAGACAAAGGAATATTGGAGGCGTTGACCGCAACAGGTTCGAACTGGTGGCATATCGTTAGCCATGCAATTTTACCTACCACGTTCACTTATTTATTGTCCTGGACATTTTTACGCTTTGAAATCAACTTCTCAGTAGCTGTGGCAATGGGAGCAGCGGCTGGTGCTGGTGGTATTGGCTTTGAACTCTTCATGGCATCTGGATTCTACTTTGATATGCGTGAAGTTGGCATGATTACCTATATGATTTTAGTGTTGGCGATTATTTTAGAGCTAACTTCTACTAGATTAAAAAGTCGATATTTCCCTGCCACATCTAAATAA
- the phnH gene encoding phosphonate C-P lyase system protein PhnH, translating into MAIDQVHDLQQVYRKILHSMSRPGTISSLSEIAERVDFNLPCYNATILSAMTFLDAESTFHILSEEQKDLIEKISEYTSSRYAPINEADFVIVLRDDTDTVIQKAMQQCKNGTLIDPQLSSIWIIESTPLSDEGQWMLTGPGIQHKSQVQTRFDQSMWKARNEKTKEYPLGIDLIFTDEHEQVVCIPRTTTINNMEVS; encoded by the coding sequence ATGGCAATTGATCAAGTACACGATTTACAGCAAGTTTACAGAAAAATATTGCACAGTATGTCGAGGCCCGGTACCATTTCGTCACTTTCTGAAATCGCAGAAAGAGTGGATTTTAATCTTCCTTGTTACAATGCAACTATTTTAAGTGCAATGACATTTTTAGACGCAGAGTCCACTTTTCATATCCTTTCCGAGGAGCAAAAGGATCTAATCGAAAAAATTTCAGAATATACATCCTCGAGATATGCACCAATTAACGAAGCAGATTTTGTCATCGTACTACGAGACGATACAGATACGGTAATTCAAAAAGCTATGCAACAATGTAAAAACGGTACCCTTATTGATCCGCAGCTGTCTTCGATTTGGATTATAGAAAGCACTCCTCTTTCTGACGAGGGGCAGTGGATGTTAACAGGTCCAGGGATTCAACATAAGTCTCAGGTACAAACACGATTTGATCAATCTATGTGGAAAGCAAGAAATGAAAAAACAAAGGAATATCCGCTTGGAATTGATTTGATTTTCACAGATGAACATGAGCAAGTAGTCTGTATCCCTCGAACAACTACAATCAATAACATGGAGGTGAGCTAA
- a CDS encoding PhnD/SsuA/transferrin family substrate-binding protein: MKKNWFIISLVLVVALFLSACSEGTAGAKDAKVDDVIKIAWYPNESGTDMKSSRDEIGRVIEEATGKKVEHQLTTDYAIAIETLINNNADLAFMGAQGYIEAKNGNDAIQPLVVPTGKSGTLDDALYHSWLAVNVADQDKFKVDGEFSLDTLEQKSMSFVSNSSTSGFVVPSSSIIAHYAEKSGFEDLVPEDLMEGGPLFSQVLFGNSHQGSAVNLLSGNSEVAAFCDTCVGNYVDVVEGEPNKVGSVYKVKDDAAEPFNTVPGKEFTLMSVTPVLNAPFAANLEALGQEDYDKLKELFTSDDIANNEKIFVPKDSGEPGLFFKTENERFADVEDEWFNPIRELSK, from the coding sequence ATGAAGAAAAATTGGTTTATCATCAGTCTGGTTTTAGTAGTTGCTCTATTCTTATCAGCTTGCTCAGAAGGAACTGCTGGCGCGAAGGATGCAAAAGTAGATGACGTCATAAAAATCGCTTGGTATCCAAATGAATCTGGTACAGATATGAAATCTTCACGTGATGAAATTGGTCGAGTAATTGAAGAGGCTACTGGTAAAAAAGTAGAACACCAATTAACTACTGACTATGCAATCGCTATTGAAACATTAATAAATAACAACGCAGATCTTGCTTTCATGGGAGCACAGGGCTATATCGAAGCTAAAAATGGAAACGATGCTATTCAACCATTAGTAGTACCAACTGGTAAATCAGGTACATTAGACGATGCTTTATATCACAGCTGGTTAGCTGTAAATGTAGCTGACCAAGATAAATTCAAAGTAGACGGTGAATTTTCATTAGATACATTAGAACAAAAAAGTATGTCATTTGTTTCAAATAGTTCAACATCAGGATTCGTTGTTCCATCATCATCTATTATTGCTCACTATGCAGAAAAATCTGGCTTTGAAGATTTGGTGCCAGAGGATTTAATGGAAGGCGGACCACTATTTTCTCAAGTATTATTCGGGAACTCACACCAAGGATCAGCTGTAAATCTATTAAGTGGTAATTCAGAAGTTGCAGCATTCTGTGATACTTGTGTTGGAAACTATGTGGATGTAGTGGAAGGAGAACCGAACAAAGTAGGTTCAGTTTATAAAGTAAAAGACGACGCTGCAGAGCCTTTTAACACAGTACCTGGTAAAGAATTTACTTTGATGTCAGTTACTCCAGTATTAAATGCACCATTTGCAGCTAACTTAGAAGCTTTAGGTCAAGAGGATTATGATAAATTGAAAGAATTATTTACTTCAGATGATATTGCAAACAATGAAAAAATCTTCGTTCCAAAAGATTCAGGAGAACCAGGATTATTCTTTAAAACAGAAAATGAAAGATTTGCAGATGTAGAAGATGAGTGGTTCAATCCGATCCGCGAACTTTCAAAATAA
- the phnL gene encoding phosphonate C-P lyase system protein PhnL — protein MTMLDVKEFGKRFTIHHLGKTIPAIEHINFSLDAGEFIGIIGKSGSGKSTILKSIYRSYLPDAGNIFYNSERFGLVDLANISEREMLYLRKYEIGYVSQFLNVMPRTTCRQLVINALLEMGETEEVALVEAEKALTHFEMDPKLWDSYPNTFSGGEKLRLNIAMATVKKPRLLLLDEPTASLDQQSKVKVREMIEKLKNRGTTLVGIFHDIEFMEGLCDKVYDMQTRQMTVAKESVGYES, from the coding sequence ATGACGATGTTAGATGTCAAAGAGTTTGGTAAACGATTCACTATTCATCACTTAGGCAAAACGATTCCTGCAATTGAGCACATTAATTTCTCATTGGACGCGGGAGAATTCATTGGAATTATTGGGAAAAGTGGTAGTGGTAAATCGACGATATTAAAGAGCATCTACCGTTCTTATTTACCTGATGCAGGCAATATTTTTTATAACTCAGAACGCTTTGGACTAGTTGATTTGGCTAATATATCAGAAAGAGAAATGCTGTATTTACGTAAGTATGAGATTGGCTATGTATCTCAATTTTTGAATGTCATGCCGAGAACGACCTGTCGCCAGCTCGTTATTAATGCATTACTTGAAATGGGCGAAACAGAGGAAGTAGCCCTTGTAGAAGCAGAAAAAGCATTAACACATTTTGAAATGGATCCAAAATTATGGGATAGCTATCCTAATACATTTTCCGGTGGAGAAAAATTGCGATTAAACATAGCGATGGCAACCGTGAAAAAACCAAGATTGTTATTACTAGACGAGCCAACTGCAAGTTTAGACCAACAATCAAAAGTAAAGGTTCGTGAAATGATTGAGAAATTGAAAAACAGAGGGACCACTTTAGTGGGCATCTTTCATGACATTGAATTTATGGAAGGGCTTTGTGACAAGGTTTATGATATGCAAACAAGACAAATGACAGTTGCGAAAGAGTCGGTTGGCTATGAAAGCTGA
- a CDS encoding ATP-binding cassette domain-containing protein, whose protein sequence is MHEEPILEVKNLRKQFGTGCYKCREIEKRELEKNFCKHCGTVYACQDISFDLFPGEILGIVGESGSGKSTMMQCLYFDSDVTSGEAYINDSFLAGKNVFELSSQQKRSIRNHVYGMVYQNPVHGLKMNFSSVGNIAEKLIAAGNRNVAVMEATSKQLLESVHIPLHRMKEEPRNFSGGMQQRVQIAKALSNNPPILFLDEVTTGLDLSVQANVLDLIKKIQRDLGISMIVVSHDLAVIRMLADRTIVLLNGKIIEEGLTDQVLEDPQHEYTQQLVYSLL, encoded by the coding sequence ATGCATGAGGAACCAATATTAGAAGTAAAAAACTTACGAAAACAATTTGGTACAGGGTGCTACAAGTGTAGAGAAATTGAAAAAAGGGAGTTAGAGAAAAATTTCTGTAAGCATTGTGGGACTGTGTATGCTTGCCAAGATATTTCATTTGATTTGTTCCCTGGAGAAATACTAGGGATAGTCGGCGAGAGTGGAAGTGGTAAATCGACGATGATGCAATGCCTATACTTCGATTCAGATGTTACTTCAGGTGAAGCGTATATTAATGATTCTTTTTTAGCTGGGAAAAACGTTTTTGAACTATCCTCCCAGCAAAAACGCTCGATTCGAAATCATGTATACGGCATGGTTTATCAAAATCCTGTTCATGGATTAAAAATGAACTTTTCTTCTGTCGGTAATATAGCGGAGAAACTAATCGCGGCAGGCAATCGCAATGTAGCGGTTATGGAAGCAACGAGTAAACAATTGCTGGAAAGCGTGCATATCCCATTGCATCGAATGAAAGAAGAGCCTCGAAACTTTTCGGGTGGGATGCAACAAAGAGTTCAAATAGCAAAGGCATTGTCGAACAACCCACCAATACTTTTTTTAGATGAAGTAACGACTGGTCTAGATTTATCTGTACAGGCAAATGTACTTGATTTGATCAAAAAAATTCAAAGAGATTTAGGAATTAGTATGATTGTCGTGTCACATGATTTAGCAGTTATACGGATGCTTGCAGACCGCACGATTGTACTGTTGAACGGAAAAATTATTGAAGAAGGCTTGACCGATCAAGTTCTTGAAGACCCACAACATGAGTACACCCAGCAATTAGTTTACTCATTATTATAA
- the phnG gene encoding phosphonate C-P lyase system protein PhnG: MKRRRRTEILIQGDPQLAQKFAESIIDTYECREILAPQYGLTMIKMRETAKSSLFYIGEVLITEAKVEINKRIGIGIVVGMKDELARHLAIIDAAYKAQLHETIAWEAVLIEAEKQINIERAKRQAELFETRVSFETMEV; encoded by the coding sequence ATGAAAAGAAGACGAAGAACTGAGATTCTCATTCAGGGCGATCCCCAATTGGCTCAAAAGTTTGCAGAATCTATTATAGACACATATGAATGCCGAGAGATTTTAGCACCGCAATATGGGTTGACTATGATCAAGATGAGAGAAACGGCGAAAAGCTCCCTGTTTTATATAGGAGAGGTCCTAATTACGGAAGCAAAAGTAGAGATTAATAAACGCATTGGAATAGGAATCGTTGTAGGCATGAAAGACGAACTAGCACGCCATCTAGCGATTATTGATGCTGCATATAAAGCACAATTACATGAAACGATAGCGTGGGAAGCAGTACTCATAGAAGCAGAAAAACAAATTAATATAGAGCGTGCAAAAAGACAAGCGGAACTATTTGAAACGAGAGTTAGCTTTGAGACGATGGAAGTTTAA
- the phnC gene encoding phosphonate ABC transporter ATP-binding protein — translation MPLLKVENLGKSYNAQTKVLKDVSFEVGSGEFVSIIGPSGAGKSTLLRCINRLVNIDEGKVIFDGNDVGSLNKKELRKMRTNIGMIFQHYNLVPRLSVIENVLHGRFGYKSTFQGVFGKFSESEKEHAFFLLEKLGIAEHAYKRCDQLSGGQQQRVGIARSLIQEPKIILCDEPIASLDPNASKVIMDYLKTITMELNITCIVNLHQVQVARDYSDRIIGLSKGSIVFDGPSYRLSTDSTDLIYGTTTTTVEKRQLVTV, via the coding sequence ATGCCCTTACTTAAAGTAGAGAATTTAGGGAAATCGTATAATGCGCAAACGAAAGTGTTAAAGGATGTTAGCTTTGAAGTAGGGTCTGGAGAATTTGTTTCCATCATCGGACCTTCTGGAGCAGGAAAATCCACTCTATTACGTTGTATCAACCGTTTGGTAAATATCGACGAAGGTAAAGTTATTTTTGATGGCAATGATGTAGGAAGTTTGAACAAAAAAGAACTACGTAAGATGCGTACAAACATAGGTATGATCTTCCAACATTATAATTTGGTACCGCGATTATCTGTTATTGAAAACGTTCTACACGGTAGATTCGGATATAAATCAACGTTTCAAGGAGTGTTTGGAAAGTTTTCAGAATCAGAGAAGGAGCATGCCTTTTTCCTTTTAGAAAAGTTAGGTATAGCAGAACATGCCTATAAACGATGTGATCAGTTGAGCGGCGGTCAGCAGCAACGAGTAGGAATTGCACGCTCCCTTATCCAAGAACCAAAAATCATTCTTTGTGATGAACCGATTGCTTCGCTTGATCCAAACGCTTCTAAAGTGATTATGGATTACTTAAAAACAATTACGATGGAGCTTAATATTACATGCATCGTGAATTTGCACCAGGTGCAAGTTGCCCGTGATTACTCAGATCGAATCATTGGATTAAGTAAAGGAAGCATTGTATTCGATGGACCAAGTTATAGACTTTCAACGGACAGTACCGACTTAATATATGGAACAACTACAACAACTGTAGAGAAAAGACAGTTAGTTACTGTGTAA